A genomic stretch from Sulfurimonas sediminis includes:
- the rpoC gene encoding DNA-directed RNA polymerase subunit beta', translating to MSKLVPVEVTEDSRPKDIKQLQFRLASPEKVMSWSHGEVKKPETINYRTLKPERDGLFCAKIFGPVRDYECLCGKYKKMRYKGVVCEKCGVEVTSTKVRRTRMGHIELVTPVAHIWYVSSLPSRIGTLLGIKMKDLERVLYYEAYIVEEGGESYYDAEAKTPVLKYDVLNEEQYRTLVQRFGELGFKARMGGEVIRDLLDSIDLVDLFTNLKEAIGETKSEAKKKTINKRLKVIESFLNSGNNPAWMMLTVLPVLPPDLRPLVSLDGGKFAVSDVNDLYRRVINRNQRLKRLVELEAPEIIVRNEKRMLQESVDALFDNGRRANAVKGANKRPLKSLSEIIKGKQGRFRQNLLGKRVDFSGRSVIVVGPSLRMDECGLPKKMALELFKPHLIAKLEDKGYATTVKAAKKMIEEKTNEVWECLAEIVDGYPIMLNRAPTLHKLSIQAFHPKLIDGKAIQLHPLVCAAFNADFDGDQMAVHVPLSSAAIAECKVLMLASMNILLPASGKAIATPSQDMVLGIYYLSLEKNGVKGSNKLFANVDEIRIALEHDALDLHAKVRTRVDGRIIHTTAGRLLIKAILPDFVPAELWNKVMKKKAINEIVDYVQKHGGIGITASFLDRLKDLGFKHATEAGVSISADDIRVPDMKPAKIAESKARVIEIQKQFEAGLLTEQERYNKIIDVWTDTNNTLAAEMMQLVQTDKDGFNSIHMMADSGARGSAAQIRQLAGMRGLMAKPSGEIIETPIISNFKEGLNVIEYFISTHGARKGLADTALKTANAGYLTRKLVDVAQNVKIVEHDCHTHEGIEISDISDQNTLIESLEDRLNGRVLADDVIDPISNEILYAEGTLLDEVSAKVIAESGIKTAVIRTPTTCKSEEGVCALCYGVNLATGYIVRPGEAIGIIAAQSIGEPGTQLTLRTFHVGGTASSTAQERQVIAEKEGFIRYYNLKTYKNKEGKNIVANRRNAGVLLVEPKIKAPFAGTVEIQTIHDEVIISVKSEDETVRYSLRKLEIAKPNELAGVSGQIEGKYYFPHKNGVKVEALDSIVETIKDGWNVPSRIPYASELLVDDGAPVTKKILAKEEGTVKYFLLKGDYLERFEGLKSGYEVVEKGLFAAVIDTNNREAIRHYIARGSVIVTDDNEGVDRDTVIAKPSSDESVVIAEWDPYSNPIISEANGVVKYEDIIVGTTASEQLDELTGKTRLMINDHISSEYKPAIVLATEDGELLRYAIEPKSSVYVADGAEVKVADILAKTPKALQKSSDITGGLPRVSELFEGRRPKATALISEIDGVVSFGKPLRGKVRIIVSNADNGIVKEYFVDKSHEPVVNPGDFVHAGERLTTGILSSHELLRIMGVKALYNYLVSEVQQVYRSQGVNIADKHIEVIFTQMLRQVKIVKSGDTKFIEGDLVSKVKFTQENEKIMRLGGRPAIAEPFLVGITRAAVSADSIISAASFQDTTKVLTEAAVSAKVDNLENLKENVIIGRTIPVGTGIYKDQNIEFEIEEE from the coding sequence ATGAGTAAATTAGTACCGGTAGAAGTAACAGAAGACAGCAGACCAAAAGATATAAAACAGCTCCAATTCCGTTTGGCATCCCCTGAAAAGGTAATGTCATGGAGTCACGGAGAAGTTAAAAAGCCAGAAACTATTAATTATCGTACTTTAAAACCTGAGCGTGACGGTTTGTTCTGTGCAAAAATCTTTGGACCTGTAAGGGACTATGAGTGTCTTTGCGGCAAGTACAAAAAGATGCGCTATAAAGGTGTGGTGTGTGAAAAATGTGGTGTTGAAGTAACATCTACAAAAGTGCGTCGTACACGTATGGGACACATTGAATTGGTGACTCCGGTTGCACATATATGGTATGTAAGCTCACTGCCTTCGCGTATCGGTACACTGCTTGGAATCAAAATGAAAGATTTGGAGCGTGTACTCTATTATGAAGCGTATATCGTAGAAGAGGGTGGAGAGTCTTATTATGATGCAGAGGCCAAAACTCCGGTTTTAAAATATGATGTTTTAAATGAAGAGCAGTACCGTACACTTGTACAGAGATTTGGTGAGCTTGGTTTCAAGGCCCGTATGGGTGGTGAAGTTATTCGTGATTTGTTGGATTCTATTGATTTGGTTGACCTTTTTACCAACTTAAAAGAAGCGATTGGCGAAACAAAATCTGAGGCAAAGAAAAAAACGATTAACAAACGTCTGAAAGTTATTGAGTCATTTTTAAATTCAGGCAACAATCCTGCCTGGATGATGCTGACTGTACTGCCGGTTCTTCCACCGGATTTACGTCCGTTAGTATCACTTGACGGCGGTAAGTTTGCTGTATCTGATGTAAATGATTTATATCGTCGTGTTATTAACCGTAATCAGCGTTTAAAACGTCTTGTAGAACTTGAAGCACCTGAAATTATTGTCAGAAACGAAAAGCGTATGTTGCAGGAGTCTGTAGATGCACTTTTTGACAATGGTCGCCGTGCAAACGCGGTAAAAGGCGCAAACAAGCGTCCTTTGAAATCTTTAAGTGAAATCATTAAAGGAAAGCAGGGGCGTTTTAGACAAAACCTGCTTGGTAAACGTGTTGACTTTTCCGGACGTTCTGTCATTGTAGTCGGACCGTCTTTGCGAATGGATGAATGTGGTTTGCCTAAAAAAATGGCACTTGAACTCTTTAAGCCGCATTTGATTGCAAAACTTGAAGACAAAGGCTATGCAACAACGGTAAAAGCTGCCAAAAAAATGATTGAAGAAAAAACAAATGAGGTTTGGGAGTGTCTTGCAGAGATTGTTGATGGGTATCCTATTATGCTCAACCGTGCACCGACACTGCATAAACTGTCTATTCAAGCGTTTCACCCTAAACTGATAGACGGAAAAGCAATTCAACTGCATCCATTGGTTTGTGCGGCATTCAATGCCGACTTTGACGGGGATCAGATGGCTGTACACGTGCCGCTTTCTTCTGCCGCTATTGCTGAATGTAAGGTATTGATGCTGGCTTCTATGAATATTTTGCTTCCTGCATCCGGAAAGGCTATTGCTACACCTTCTCAGGATATGGTCCTTGGTATTTATTATCTTTCACTTGAGAAAAACGGTGTGAAGGGTTCTAACAAACTTTTTGCAAATGTTGATGAGATCAGAATTGCTTTAGAGCATGACGCACTTGACCTGCATGCAAAGGTTAGAACGCGTGTTGACGGACGTATTATTCATACAACGGCAGGTCGTCTTTTGATTAAGGCCATTCTTCCTGACTTTGTTCCGGCTGAGCTTTGGAACAAAGTAATGAAGAAAAAAGCTATTAATGAGATTGTTGATTATGTACAAAAACACGGGGGAATCGGTATCACTGCATCTTTCCTTGACCGTTTGAAAGATTTGGGTTTCAAACATGCGACAGAAGCCGGTGTATCAATTTCAGCGGATGATATCCGTGTGCCTGATATGAAACCTGCTAAAATTGCAGAGTCTAAAGCAAGAGTCATTGAAATTCAAAAACAGTTTGAAGCAGGACTTTTGACTGAACAGGAACGTTACAACAAGATCATTGATGTTTGGACAGATACAAACAATACACTTGCAGCAGAAATGATGCAACTGGTACAGACGGACAAAGACGGTTTTAACTCTATTCATATGATGGCAGATTCCGGTGCTCGTGGTTCTGCAGCGCAGATTCGCCAGCTTGCCGGTATGCGTGGTCTGATGGCAAAACCGTCAGGAGAAATTATTGAAACTCCTATTATTTCAAACTTTAAAGAGGGTCTGAATGTTATCGAGTATTTTATTTCCACACACGGTGCGCGTAAAGGTCTAGCAGATACGGCACTTAAAACTGCCAATGCAGGGTATTTGACTCGTAAACTTGTTGATGTTGCACAGAATGTTAAAATTGTTGAGCATGACTGTCATACACACGAGGGGATAGAGATTTCTGATATATCAGATCAAAATACACTGATAGAATCATTGGAAGACAGATTGAACGGTCGTGTTCTTGCGGATGATGTTATTGACCCTATCTCCAATGAAATTCTTTATGCTGAGGGAACGCTTTTAGATGAAGTTTCTGCAAAAGTTATTGCTGAGTCAGGTATCAAAACAGCGGTAATCAGAACACCGACTACATGTAAAAGCGAAGAAGGTGTATGTGCCTTGTGTTATGGTGTGAACCTTGCAACAGGATATATTGTTCGTCCTGGTGAAGCGATAGGAATTATTGCGGCACAGTCAATCGGTGAGCCTGGTACACAGTTGACATTGCGTACATTCCACGTGGGTGGAACGGCATCTTCTACTGCACAGGAACGTCAGGTTATTGCAGAAAAAGAAGGTTTTATCCGTTATTACAACCTGAAAACGTATAAAAACAAAGAGGGTAAAAACATTGTTGCCAACCGTCGTAATGCGGGTGTTTTACTGGTTGAACCAAAAATAAAAGCACCGTTTGCGGGAACTGTTGAAATTCAGACGATTCATGATGAAGTCATCATCAGTGTGAAATCTGAAGATGAAACTGTTCGTTATTCACTGCGTAAGCTTGAAATAGCGAAGCCGAATGAACTTGCGGGTGTCAGCGGACAGATTGAAGGAAAATACTATTTCCCTCATAAAAACGGTGTAAAAGTAGAGGCACTGGACTCTATTGTTGAAACAATCAAAGACGGATGGAATGTACCTAGTCGTATTCCGTATGCATCAGAGTTATTGGTAGATGACGGTGCACCTGTTACGAAAAAGATTCTTGCAAAAGAAGAGGGTACTGTGAAATACTTCTTGCTTAAAGGGGATTACCTTGAGCGGTTTGAAGGGCTGAAGTCAGGATATGAAGTTGTAGAAAAAGGTCTTTTTGCCGCTGTAATTGACACAAATAACCGTGAAGCGATTCGTCATTATATTGCACGCGGTTCAGTTATTGTAACAGATGACAATGAAGGTGTAGACAGAGATACGGTTATTGCGAAACCTTCATCAGATGAGTCTGTTGTAATTGCAGAATGGGATCCATACTCTAACCCTATTATCTCTGAAGCTAACGGTGTTGTCAAATATGAAGATATCATTGTCGGGACAACAGCAAGTGAGCAGCTTGATGAGTTGACAGGTAAAACTCGTTTGATGATTAATGATCACATATCATCAGAGTATAAGCCTGCAATTGTACTTGCAACAGAAGACGGAGAACTTTTGCGTTATGCGATTGAGCCAAAATCATCTGTGTATGTTGCTGACGGTGCTGAAGTGAAAGTGGCTGACATATTGGCAAAAACACCAAAAGCATTGCAAAAGTCGTCAGATATTACCGGGGGTCTTCCACGTGTATCTGAACTTTTTGAAGGTCGTCGTCCTAAAGCAACTGCACTGATTTCTGAAATTGACGGTGTGGTCAGCTTTGGAAAACCGCTTCGTGGAAAAGTAAGAATTATTGTCAGCAATGCAGACAACGGAATTGTAAAAGAGTATTTTGTTGACAAATCACATGAGCCGGTTGTAAACCCAGGTGACTTTGTACATGCCGGTGAGAGATTGACTACTGGTATTTTATCTTCTCATGAATTATTGCGTATCATGGGTGTTAAAGCACTCTATAACTATCTTGTATCTGAAGTACAACAAGTATATCGCTCTCAAGGGGTTAATATTGCAGATAAGCACATTGAAGTTATCTTTACGCAAATGTTGCGTCAGGTAAAAATTGTAAAATCTGGTGATACAAAATTTATTGAAGGCGATTTGGTTTCTAAAGTAAAATTTACTCAGGAAAATGAAAAAATCATGCGTCTTGGCGGTCGTCCTGCAATTGCTGAGCCATTCTTGGTGGGTATTACACGTGCGGCTGTTTCTGCTGATAGTATTATTTCAGCGGCATCTTTTCAGGATACTACGAAGGTATTGACAGAAGCGGCAGTTTCTGCGAAAGTTGATAATCTTGAAAACCTAAAAGAAAATGTTATTATCGGTCGTACTATTCCTGTCGGAACCGGTATCTACAAAGATCAAAATATAGAATTTGAGATTGAAGAAGAGTAG
- the rpsL gene encoding 30S ribosomal protein S12 gives MPTINQLIRKERKRVIKKSKSPALDSCPQRRGVCTRVYTTTPKKPNSALRKVAKVRLTSGFEVISYIGGEGHNLQEHSIVLVRGGRIKDLPGVKYHIVRGALDTAGVANRMVARSKYGTKKPKK, from the coding sequence ATGCCTACAATCAATCAATTGATTCGTAAAGAGCGTAAACGTGTGATTAAAAAATCAAAATCACCTGCTCTTGACTCATGTCCACAGCGTCGTGGTGTATGTACACGTGTTTACACAACTACACCTAAAAAACCTAACTCGGCTTTAAGAAAAGTTGCGAAAGTCAGATTAACTTCCGGTTTTGAAGTTATTTCATATATCGGTGGTGAAGGTCACAACCTTCAAGAACACTCTATCGTACTTGTACGTGGTGGTCGTATTAAAGATTTACCTGGTGTGAAGTATCACATCGTTCGTGGTGCACTGGATACTGCCGGTGTTGCTAACCGTATGGTTGCCCGTTCTAAATACGGAACTAAGAAACCAAAAAAATAA
- the rpoB gene encoding DNA-directed RNA polymerase subunit beta, with protein sequence MLNTLYSGNRLRIDFSKTPQEIEVPNLLQLQQSSYDTFLMLNEKDRATSGIEKVFQSVFPIHDAQNRLTVEYIGSEVTNPKYTVRECMERGLTYAVSLRMKTRLILWDRDENTKEKLGVKDIKEQSIFVRDIPLMTDRTSFIINGVERVVVNQLHRSPGVIFKEEESTTAGNKLIYTGQIIPDRGSWLYFEYDPKDILYMRINKRRKVPVTIMFRALGYSKQDILKLFYPIQTIKINDNTFSMDFNPKDYATRISYDLVDMNDKVLVAAGKRLSSKKVQKLLDDGVKEVQYPLEILLDRYLAEPIIDPETGEVLFDAMTHIDETKLKKMAEIGVTEFKIANDIAEGVDSSIINAFNADTDSLKLLKQTEDIEDENDLAAIRIYKVMRPGEPVTKEAAKIFVNQLFFDPERYDLTQVGRMKMNHKLGMNIPEYVTVLTHEDIIESVKYVIKVKNGQGHLDDRDHLGNRRIRSIGELLGNELHNGLVKMQKAIRDKLSTMSGPMNELMPHDLINSKMITSTIMEFFSGGQLSQFMDQTNPLSEVTHKRRLSALGEGGLVKERAGFEVRDVHPTHYGRICPVETPEGQNIGLINTLAMYAKVNEHGFIEAPYKVMKDGKVTHEIVYLTATQEEGKKIAAASNKLDENGQFVEDLIAVRQDGEILLRDPKECEYADLSSQMVVGVAASLIPFLEHDDANRALMGSNMQRQAVPLLRANAPMVGTGVEKLVARDAWECVKAKRAGKIEKVDGKHIYVMGEEDGEIFIDYYPLQKNLRTNQNTSFTQKPIVKVGERVEKNQIIADGPNMDKGELALGVNAMVAFMPWNGYNFEDAIVISERLIRQDAFTSVHIYEKEVEARELKHGVEEITRDIPNVRDDELAHLDESGIVKIGTNVKGGMILVGKVSPKGEVKPTPEERLLRAIFGEKAGHVVNKSLYCPPSMEGVVVDIKVFTKKGYDKDPRALELEKEERDYLEREHYDRLIMIDKEEMLRVTKLLTREPLQSDIKIGDTEYKAGEKINGDDLKEVNRFAMNAIVKSFSQEIQDEYNKTKSHFQKQKRVFRDEHEEKLTILEKDDILPNGVVKYVKIYIATKRHLKVGDKMAGRHGNKGIVSIIVPEVDMPYMEDGRSVDVCLNPLGVPSRMNIGQILEMHLGMAGRELGDQIQAEFDSKQKDYIQNLRTKMIEIADVAGMMKASEVIGNMSDEEFLIHARDWAKGVKFAAPIFEGTNAQEFEKLYKLANMDADGKRVLYDGKTGEKMKERVNVGYMYILKLHHLVDEKIHARSTGPYSLVTQQPVGGKALFGGQRFGEMEVWALEAYGASAVLKEMLTIKSDDVDGRVRAYKALTKGELVPESGIPETLFVLTKELQALALDVDIMDEVEDDE encoded by the coding sequence ATGTTAAACACTTTATATTCCGGAAACCGTCTTCGTATAGACTTCTCTAAAACTCCTCAAGAAATTGAAGTACCAAATTTACTCCAACTGCAACAAAGCTCATATGACACATTTTTAATGTTAAATGAAAAAGACAGAGCAACAAGCGGTATTGAAAAAGTTTTTCAATCTGTTTTTCCTATCCATGATGCACAAAACAGATTAACTGTCGAATATATCGGCTCTGAAGTCACGAACCCAAAATATACCGTTCGTGAATGTATGGAAAGAGGACTTACCTATGCAGTAAGCCTAAGAATGAAAACACGCCTTATTTTGTGGGACAGAGATGAAAACACAAAAGAAAAACTTGGTGTAAAAGATATAAAAGAGCAGAGTATATTTGTTCGTGATATTCCCCTTATGACCGACAGAACTTCTTTTATTATCAACGGCGTGGAACGCGTTGTTGTCAACCAGTTACACCGATCGCCGGGTGTTATCTTTAAAGAAGAAGAGTCGACTACGGCAGGAAACAAATTAATTTATACCGGACAGATTATTCCTGACCGTGGTTCATGGCTCTATTTTGAGTATGATCCTAAAGATATTCTCTATATGAGAATCAATAAACGTCGTAAAGTACCTGTAACAATTATGTTTCGTGCTTTGGGATATTCCAAACAGGATATTTTAAAACTCTTTTACCCGATTCAGACAATAAAAATCAATGACAATACTTTTTCTATGGATTTTAATCCTAAAGATTATGCAACACGTATCTCTTATGATTTGGTTGATATGAACGATAAGGTTCTTGTAGCTGCAGGGAAAAGACTTTCAAGCAAAAAAGTACAAAAACTTTTAGATGATGGCGTGAAAGAAGTTCAGTATCCTTTGGAAATACTCCTGGACAGATATTTGGCTGAGCCTATCATTGACCCGGAAACCGGGGAAGTTTTATTTGATGCAATGACGCATATAGATGAAACAAAATTAAAGAAAATGGCTGAAATCGGTGTAACAGAATTCAAAATCGCCAATGATATCGCCGAAGGTGTTGACAGTTCTATCATCAACGCATTCAATGCGGATACAGATTCTCTGAAGCTGCTGAAACAGACAGAAGATATTGAAGATGAGAATGATTTGGCTGCGATTCGTATCTACAAAGTAATGCGTCCGGGCGAGCCTGTAACTAAAGAGGCTGCAAAAATATTTGTCAACCAGCTCTTCTTTGATCCTGAGAGATATGATCTGACTCAGGTTGGTCGTATGAAAATGAATCATAAGTTAGGAATGAATATTCCTGAGTATGTGACTGTTTTGACACATGAAGATATTATAGAGTCTGTAAAATATGTAATTAAAGTGAAAAACGGGCAGGGTCACCTGGATGATAGAGATCACTTGGGTAACCGTCGTATTCGTTCTATCGGTGAGCTTTTAGGAAATGAATTGCACAACGGGCTTGTAAAAATGCAAAAAGCAATTCGTGACAAGCTCTCTACGATGAGCGGACCGATGAATGAGCTTATGCCTCATGATTTGATTAACTCAAAAATGATTACCTCTACAATTATGGAATTCTTTTCAGGCGGTCAGCTTTCTCAGTTTATGGATCAGACGAATCCACTCTCTGAAGTGACACACAAACGTCGTCTTTCGGCTCTTGGTGAAGGCGGTCTTGTTAAAGAGCGTGCCGGTTTTGAAGTGCGTGATGTTCACCCGACACATTATGGTAGAATCTGTCCTGTTGAAACACCGGAGGGACAAAATATCGGTCTTATCAATACACTTGCAATGTATGCAAAAGTAAACGAGCATGGATTTATTGAAGCTCCTTACAAAGTGATGAAAGACGGAAAAGTGACCCATGAAATTGTCTATCTGACTGCAACACAGGAAGAGGGCAAAAAAATTGCCGCTGCTTCTAACAAACTGGATGAAAACGGTCAGTTTGTTGAAGACCTGATTGCAGTAAGACAAGATGGTGAAATCCTTTTACGTGATCCTAAAGAGTGTGAGTATGCTGACCTCTCTTCTCAGATGGTTGTCGGTGTAGCCGCTTCACTGATTCCGTTCTTGGAACATGATGATGCCAACCGTGCGCTAATGGGATCAAACATGCAACGTCAGGCAGTACCTCTTTTACGTGCAAATGCTCCTATGGTTGGAACAGGTGTTGAGAAACTGGTCGCCCGTGATGCATGGGAATGTGTAAAAGCAAAACGTGCTGGTAAAATTGAAAAAGTTGACGGGAAACACATTTATGTGATGGGTGAAGAAGACGGTGAAATCTTTATTGATTACTATCCGTTACAAAAAAATCTTCGTACCAACCAAAATACCTCTTTTACTCAAAAACCGATTGTAAAAGTTGGTGAAAGAGTTGAGAAAAACCAGATCATAGCTGATGGTCCAAACATGGACAAAGGGGAACTGGCACTTGGTGTCAATGCTATGGTTGCTTTCATGCCATGGAACGGGTATAACTTTGAGGATGCCATTGTCATCTCAGAGCGTTTGATTCGTCAAGATGCTTTTACTTCAGTGCATATTTATGAAAAAGAGGTAGAAGCCCGTGAACTCAAACACGGTGTAGAAGAGATTACCCGTGATATTCCGAATGTTCGTGATGACGAACTGGCACATTTAGATGAATCGGGTATTGTCAAAATCGGTACAAATGTCAAAGGCGGCATGATTCTTGTCGGAAAAGTTTCTCCAAAAGGGGAAGTAAAACCAACACCGGAAGAGCGTCTTTTACGTGCAATATTCGGTGAAAAAGCCGGTCATGTTGTCAATAAATCACTCTACTGTCCACCGTCAATGGAAGGGGTGGTTGTAGATATTAAAGTATTTACAAAAAAAGGGTATGACAAAGATCCTCGTGCATTAGAACTAGAGAAAGAGGAGAGAGACTATCTTGAACGTGAGCATTATGACAGGCTTATTATGATAGATAAAGAAGAGATGCTTCGTGTGACAAAACTTCTCACCCGTGAACCTTTACAGAGTGACATCAAAATAGGTGATACTGAGTATAAGGCCGGAGAGAAAATCAACGGAGATGATTTAAAAGAAGTAAACCGTTTTGCGATGAATGCAATCGTCAAATCTTTTTCACAGGAGATTCAGGATGAGTACAACAAAACGAAAAGTCATTTCCAAAAGCAAAAAAGAGTTTTCAGAGATGAGCATGAAGAGAAACTCACTATCTTGGAAAAAGACGACATTTTACCAAACGGTGTTGTGAAGTATGTAAAAATCTATATAGCTACAAAACGTCATCTCAAAGTCGGTGACAAGATGGCCGGACGTCACGGAAACAAAGGTATTGTCTCTATTATAGTTCCTGAGGTAGATATGCCGTATATGGAAGACGGGCGTTCTGTTGATGTTTGTCTGAATCCGCTTGGTGTACCTTCTCGTATGAATATCGGTCAGATTTTGGAAATGCACCTTGGTATGGCAGGCCGTGAGCTTGGTGACCAGATACAGGCAGAGTTTGACTCAAAACAAAAAGACTATATACAAAATCTTCGTACAAAAATGATTGAGATAGCTGATGTTGCAGGAATGATGAAAGCTTCTGAAGTTATCGGAAATATGAGTGATGAAGAGTTCCTGATCCATGCAAGAGACTGGGCCAAGGGTGTTAAATTTGCTGCACCTATTTTTGAAGGTACAAATGCCCAAGAGTTTGAAAAACTCTACAAACTGGCAAATATGGATGCTGACGGTAAACGTGTACTTTATGACGGAAAAACCGGTGAGAAGATGAAAGAACGTGTCAATGTAGGTTACATGTACATCTTAAAACTGCACCACCTGGTGGATGAAAAAATTCATGCCCGTTCAACCGGACCATACTCGCTTGTTACACAACAACCAGTCGGTGGTAAAGCACTCTTTGGTGGTCAAAGATTCGGTGAGATGGAAGTCTGGGCGCTTGAAGCGTACGGCGCATCGGCAGTGCTTAAAGAGATGTTGACTATCAAATCAGATGATGTTGATGGTCGTGTACGTGCTTACAAAGCACTTACAAAAGGTGAATTGGTGCCAGAATCTGGTATTCCTGAAACACTATTTGTATTAACAAAAGAGCTGCAGGCATTGGCTCTTGATGTAGATATTATGGACGAGGTAGAAGACGATGAGTAA